A part of Arthrobacter dokdonellae genomic DNA contains:
- a CDS encoding glutamyl-tRNA reductase, protein MVLFSLVASHSNLDLETVARLSAGAAGVSADVVAADNDVVGMVTLATCNRYELYAQARTADDVESARSSIIAAVSTHTGLTEHQVSNALATQQGPAVPRHLFAVSTGLESAVVGEREIAGQVRRALSSAQEAGVCTPALVRLFQAASKTAKDVGARTALGSRGMSIVSVALDLAAELQDVPSLAGRTAVLFGTGAYAGAAMAQLAQRGCTDIHVYSASGRAETFTASRGGTAVSDESLPAALAGAQLLVGCSGTDRQVPAADLAQVRGEGAPQLTVIDLALTHDFAPDVADLPGVDLLTLETVRQAAPAEQSATLVEAAKLVTDAAVNFEQAQNARSLDHAIVALRRHTMSVLDDEIAKIRQQHGCTAATAEVEFAMRRMVKQLLHVPTVRAKELAAAGDAESYLAALDALYGLKVEPGALEAAADSKLGAQAAGGREASA, encoded by the coding sequence GTGGTTCTCTTTTCCTTAGTTGCCTCGCACTCCAACCTTGACCTCGAAACCGTGGCCCGCCTCAGCGCCGGCGCGGCCGGGGTCAGCGCCGACGTCGTGGCCGCCGACAATGACGTGGTGGGCATGGTGACGCTGGCCACCTGCAACCGCTACGAGCTGTATGCCCAGGCCCGCACCGCGGACGATGTGGAATCGGCACGCAGCAGCATCATCGCCGCCGTCAGCACGCACACCGGCCTGACCGAGCACCAGGTGTCCAACGCCCTGGCAACGCAGCAGGGCCCAGCGGTCCCCCGCCACCTCTTTGCCGTCAGCACCGGCCTGGAATCAGCCGTTGTGGGCGAGCGCGAAATCGCCGGCCAGGTGCGCCGCGCCCTGAGTTCGGCGCAGGAAGCCGGTGTCTGCACCCCGGCCCTGGTGCGCCTGTTCCAGGCCGCCTCCAAAACGGCCAAGGATGTTGGTGCGCGGACTGCCCTGGGCAGTCGCGGCATGTCCATCGTGTCCGTGGCGCTGGATCTGGCCGCCGAACTGCAGGATGTCCCCTCGCTGGCCGGCCGGACGGCCGTCCTGTTCGGCACGGGCGCCTATGCGGGGGCAGCCATGGCCCAGCTGGCCCAACGCGGCTGCACTGACATCCACGTCTACTCCGCCTCCGGCCGGGCCGAAACGTTCACGGCCTCACGCGGCGGGACCGCCGTCAGCGATGAAAGCCTGCCGGCTGCCCTCGCCGGGGCCCAGTTGCTGGTGGGCTGCAGTGGAACGGACCGCCAGGTGCCGGCAGCCGACCTCGCCCAAGTGCGCGGCGAAGGCGCGCCCCAGCTGACGGTCATCGACCTGGCCCTCACCCACGACTTTGCCCCGGACGTTGCCGACCTTCCCGGCGTTGACCTGCTGACGCTGGAAACGGTCCGCCAGGCGGCGCCCGCCGAGCAGTCCGCCACTCTCGTGGAGGCCGCCAAGCTCGTGACTGACGCCGCAGTGAACTTTGAGCAGGCCCAAAACGCCCGGTCCCTTGACCACGCCATCGTGGCCCTGCGCCGCCATACCATGTCCGTGCTCGACGACGAGATCGCCAAGATCCGTCAGCAGCACGGCTGCACGGCGGCCACGGCCGAGGTGGAATTTGCCATGCGGCGCATGGTCAAGCAGCTTTTGCACGTGCCCACGGTCCGCGCCAAGGAACTGGCCGCGGCGGGCGACGCCGAGAGCTACCTCGCCGCACTCGACGCCCTCTACGGGCTGAAGGTGGAACCGGGCGCCCTGGAGGCCGCCGCGGACTCAAAGCTGGGCGCGCAGGCTGCCGGCGGCCGGGAAGCCAGCGCCTAG
- a CDS encoding SDR family NAD(P)-dependent oxidoreductase, giving the protein MGRQAQQRTPQEPIGSGFGHGTTAAQVLDGAELSGCDAIVTGGYSGLGLETVRALAGAGVRVTVPARRPDHARDVLAAAGLGSVDVHAMDLGDLGSVRDFARAYLGSGRRLDILINNAAIMACPETRVGPGWEAQFATNHLGHFTLVNQLWPVLADGGARVVALSSTGHKISGIHFDDLQFTSGYDKWQAYGQAKTANSLFAVELDKRGLDHGVRAFAVHPGGIMTELQRHLPREEMVAAGWMDEAGTVREGFKTPEQGAATSVWAATSQRLDGMGGVYCEDCDIARPTDASSPLARFAGVDAHAVDPDNAARLWDVSAELTGVNALG; this is encoded by the coding sequence ATGGGCCGCCAGGCACAGCAACGCACACCGCAGGAGCCCATCGGTTCCGGGTTTGGGCACGGCACCACCGCAGCGCAGGTCCTTGACGGCGCGGAACTGTCCGGCTGCGACGCCATCGTCACCGGCGGTTATTCCGGCCTGGGCCTGGAAACCGTGCGGGCGCTGGCTGGAGCCGGAGTGCGGGTAACGGTTCCGGCACGCCGCCCCGACCATGCCCGGGACGTCCTGGCCGCGGCCGGGCTCGGCTCCGTGGACGTCCACGCCATGGACCTGGGCGACCTCGGCAGTGTCAGGGACTTTGCCCGGGCCTACCTGGGGTCCGGGCGCCGTCTGGACATCCTCATCAACAACGCCGCCATCATGGCGTGCCCGGAAACCAGGGTAGGGCCCGGCTGGGAGGCGCAGTTCGCCACGAACCACCTGGGCCATTTCACCCTGGTGAACCAGCTGTGGCCCGTTCTGGCGGACGGTGGCGCGCGCGTGGTGGCACTCTCCTCGACCGGGCACAAGATCTCCGGCATCCATTTTGACGACCTCCAGTTCACCTCAGGCTACGACAAGTGGCAGGCGTACGGCCAGGCCAAAACAGCCAACAGCCTTTTCGCCGTTGAACTCGACAAGCGGGGCCTCGACCACGGGGTGCGGGCGTTCGCGGTGCATCCGGGCGGCATCATGACCGAATTGCAAAGGCACCTGCCGCGTGAAGAAATGGTGGCCGCCGGCTGGATGGATGAAGCCGGCACCGTCCGTGAAGGGTTCAAAACGCCGGAACAGGGTGCGGCAACGTCCGTGTGGGCGGCGACGTCACAACGACTGGACGGCATGGGCGGGGTGTACTGCGAAGACTGCGACATCGCACGCCCCACCGACGCGTCGTCGCCCCTGGCCCGCTTTGCCGGCGTCGACGCGCACGCCGTCGATCCGGACAACGCCGCACGGCTGTGGGATGTTTCAGCCGAACTGACAGGCGTCAACGCGCTCGGCTAG
- the moeB gene encoding molybdopterin-synthase adenylyltransferase MoeB — protein sequence MTPMTARRREPLPPLVEPGPPLDTEELERYSRHALIPEIGLEGQRRLRNAKVLVIGAGGLGSPVLLYLAAAGVGTLGIIDDDTVELSNLQRQVIHGVADIGRTKLESARDSIEAINPGVKVVLHQLRLDASNALELFGGYDVILDGADNFSTRYLVNDAAAILGKPYVWGSILRFDGQVSVFWDRHGPNYRDLYPEPPAPGTVPSCAEGGVFGMLCASIGAMMVTEAVKLITGIGETLLGRLLIFDALSSRWREIRIAKDPDAAPVTELIDYDFFCGIVPPADPAHDAGLITVPQLAARLADRENGAEDFVLVDVREPVEFEISRIPGSVLIPLAGIRDGSALADIPRDRPVVLHCKSGGRSAQALASLKAAGYADVVHLAGGIDAWNRQAGR from the coding sequence ATGACGCCCATGACCGCCCGACGCCGGGAGCCGCTTCCACCCCTGGTGGAGCCGGGCCCGCCCCTGGACACCGAAGAGCTGGAACGGTATTCCCGCCATGCGCTCATCCCCGAGATCGGGCTGGAGGGCCAGCGTCGGCTGCGCAACGCCAAGGTGCTGGTCATTGGCGCCGGCGGCCTGGGCTCCCCGGTCCTGCTGTACCTGGCCGCCGCCGGCGTGGGCACGCTGGGCATCATTGACGACGACACGGTGGAACTGAGCAACCTCCAGCGGCAGGTGATCCACGGAGTGGCGGACATCGGCCGCACCAAGCTGGAATCCGCCCGGGACTCCATCGAGGCCATCAACCCCGGCGTCAAGGTGGTGCTCCACCAGCTGCGGCTTGACGCCTCCAACGCGCTGGAACTGTTCGGCGGCTATGACGTCATCCTTGACGGCGCGGACAACTTTTCCACCCGCTACCTGGTCAACGATGCCGCGGCCATCCTGGGCAAGCCCTACGTGTGGGGCTCCATCCTGCGCTTCGACGGCCAGGTCAGCGTGTTCTGGGACAGGCACGGGCCCAATTACCGGGACCTGTACCCCGAACCGCCCGCCCCCGGCACCGTTCCATCCTGCGCGGAGGGCGGCGTCTTCGGCATGTTGTGCGCGTCCATCGGCGCCATGATGGTCACCGAGGCCGTCAAGCTCATCACCGGGATCGGCGAGACATTGCTGGGCCGGCTGCTGATCTTTGACGCACTGTCCTCCCGCTGGCGTGAGATCCGCATCGCCAAGGACCCGGATGCCGCGCCCGTCACCGAACTCATCGACTACGACTTCTTCTGCGGCATAGTCCCGCCTGCCGATCCCGCGCACGACGCCGGCCTCATCACCGTGCCCCAGCTCGCCGCCCGCCTGGCAGACCGGGAAAACGGTGCCGAAGACTTTGTGCTGGTCGACGTGCGCGAGCCGGTCGAGTTTGAGATCTCCCGGATTCCCGGGTCCGTGCTCATCCCGCTGGCCGGCATCAGGGACGGTTCGGCCCTGGCGGACATCCCCCGCGACAGGCCCGTGGTGCTGCACTGCAAGTCCGGCGGGCGGTCGGCCCAGGCGCTGGCGAGCCTGAAGGCGGCAGGCTATGCCGACGTCGTCCACCTGGCCGGCGGGATTGATGCGTGGAACCGGCAGGCCGGCCGCTAG
- a CDS encoding TetR/AcrR family transcriptional regulator, which yields MTSESRTGEGSPRRVPMARLPRDERRAQLLSAALEVFVNNGYHGAAMDEIAEAAKVSKPVLYQHFPSKRDLYVALLESHLAALTQMLLAALNSTTDNKLRVQATMKAYFQFMANDDQAYRLVFESDLVNDHDVAVRLETFNSEFADALGAVIAEDTMLGRLEAILLGRALAGMAQVSARYWLEANGDLDLEVASDLVYRLAWRGISRFPKEPQGPAA from the coding sequence ATGACTTCCGAATCCCGCACCGGGGAAGGCTCCCCACGGCGTGTCCCCATGGCCCGGCTGCCGCGGGACGAACGCCGGGCACAGCTGCTCTCGGCCGCCCTCGAGGTGTTTGTGAATAACGGCTACCACGGCGCGGCCATGGACGAGATCGCCGAGGCCGCCAAGGTCAGCAAGCCGGTGCTGTACCAGCATTTCCCCAGCAAGCGGGACCTGTACGTGGCCCTGCTGGAAAGCCACCTCGCCGCACTGACGCAAATGCTGCTCGCGGCGCTGAATTCCACCACGGACAACAAGCTGCGCGTCCAGGCCACCATGAAGGCGTACTTCCAGTTCATGGCCAATGACGACCAGGCGTACCGGCTCGTCTTTGAATCGGATCTTGTCAACGACCACGACGTCGCCGTGCGGCTGGAGACGTTCAACTCCGAATTTGCCGACGCGCTGGGCGCGGTCATTGCCGAAGACACCATGTTGGGCCGCCTGGAGGCCATTTTGCTGGGCCGTGCGCTGGCGGGCATGGCCCAGGTCAGCGCCCGGTACTGGCTCGAAGCCAACGGGGACCTCGACCTCGAGGTGGCCAGCGATCTTGTGTACCGTTTAGCTTGGCGCGGAATTAGCCGGTTCCCCAAGGAACCACAGGGCCCCGCCGCATAG
- a CDS encoding DUF3107 domain-containing protein, translating to MEIKIGIQNIAREIIFESEQSADDIAAQVSEALAKGTELRLKDEKGRIVIVPGNALGYVELGAEESRRVGFGAL from the coding sequence GTGGAAATCAAGATCGGCATCCAGAACATCGCCCGCGAAATCATCTTTGAGTCGGAGCAGTCCGCGGACGACATCGCCGCGCAGGTCTCCGAGGCACTGGCCAAGGGAACCGAGCTGCGACTCAAGGATGAAAAGGGCCGCATCGTCATCGTTCCCGGCAATGCCCTGGGGTACGTGGAACTGGGCGCCGAAGAGTCCCGCCGCGTAGGCTTCGGCGCGCTCTAG
- a CDS encoding 4a-hydroxytetrahydrobiopterin dehydratase: protein MAANDVLTRDQIDTELAVLPDWRFRLGGLAAALKCPTSAAALELFAGIGALAQDANHHPDVDWRYDTLFVALTSHDAGSKVTARDAALAKAISAAAREAGAEAHPELLHTVEIAIDTDDAGAIEGMWRVALGYRTAADGALVDPFGRGPSVWFQKTATPNANRFHLDVTVPYSQSAEILAALEGAGASLDHGAAPRFVVATDGQGNRLCICTEEGRDA, encoded by the coding sequence ATGGCCGCAAACGATGTTTTGACCAGAGACCAAATTGACACCGAGCTGGCGGTGCTGCCCGACTGGAGGTTCCGCCTGGGCGGGCTGGCCGCGGCACTGAAGTGCCCGACGTCGGCCGCGGCGCTGGAGCTGTTTGCCGGCATCGGCGCGCTGGCGCAGGACGCCAACCACCACCCCGACGTGGACTGGCGCTACGACACCTTGTTTGTGGCGCTGACCTCGCACGACGCCGGTTCCAAGGTGACGGCCCGCGATGCGGCCCTGGCCAAGGCCATCTCCGCAGCGGCGCGGGAGGCCGGGGCCGAGGCGCATCCGGAGTTGCTGCACACCGTGGAAATTGCCATTGATACCGATGATGCCGGCGCGATCGAGGGCATGTGGCGGGTGGCGCTGGGATACCGCACCGCGGCCGACGGCGCGCTCGTGGATCCGTTCGGCCGCGGTCCGTCGGTGTGGTTCCAGAAGACCGCAACGCCGAACGCGAACCGATTTCATCTGGACGTGACAGTGCCGTACTCGCAGAGCGCCGAAATACTGGCCGCGCTGGAGGGGGCCGGGGCGTCGCTGGACCACGGGGCCGCGCCACGCTTTGTCGTTGCCACCGACGGGCAGGGGAACCGGCTGTGCATCTGCACCGAGGAAGGCCGGGACGCCTGA
- a CDS encoding thiazole synthase: MTETLTATDPFTVAGVPLGSRLIMGTGGAPSLDGLGAALVASGTELTTVAMRRYAPGSGSGGGTNLFELLLENNIRVLPNTAGCFTAREAVMTAELAREALETDWVKLEVIADEHTLLPDAVELVDATEQLVNRGFQVFAYTNDDPVVALRLEQLGAAAVMPLGAPIGTGLGILNPHNIELIVSRAGVPVVLDAGIGTASDAALAMELGCDAVLLATAVTRAQDPVRMAEAFKHAVIGGRLASRAGRIPKRAHALASSAMEGRPDL, from the coding sequence ATGACTGAAACCCTGACAGCGACCGACCCGTTCACCGTTGCCGGCGTCCCGCTGGGCTCCCGGCTGATCATGGGGACTGGCGGCGCCCCCAGCCTCGATGGGCTCGGCGCGGCACTCGTGGCGTCCGGCACCGAGCTGACCACCGTGGCCATGCGCCGATACGCCCCCGGCAGTGGCAGCGGCGGCGGCACCAACCTCTTCGAGCTGCTGCTGGAAAACAACATCCGTGTGCTGCCGAACACGGCGGGCTGCTTCACCGCCCGTGAGGCCGTCATGACAGCCGAGCTGGCCCGCGAGGCCCTGGAGACTGACTGGGTCAAGCTGGAAGTCATCGCCGACGAGCACACCCTGCTGCCGGACGCCGTCGAGCTTGTCGACGCCACCGAGCAGCTGGTCAACCGCGGCTTCCAGGTCTTCGCCTACACCAACGACGACCCGGTCGTGGCGCTGCGCCTGGAACAGCTGGGCGCCGCGGCCGTCATGCCGCTGGGTGCCCCCATCGGCACCGGGCTGGGCATCCTCAACCCCCACAACATCGAGCTGATCGTCTCCCGGGCAGGCGTGCCCGTGGTGCTCGACGCCGGCATTGGGACCGCCTCGGACGCCGCGCTGGCCATGGAGCTGGGCTGCGACGCCGTCCTGTTGGCCACTGCGGTCACCCGCGCGCAGGACCCGGTGCGCATGGCCGAGGCCTTCAAACACGCGGTGATCGGTGGCAGACTGGCCTCACGGGCGGGGCGCATCCCCAAGCGGGCGCATGCCTTGGCGTCGTCGGCCATGGAGGGCCGCCCGGACCTGTAA
- the thiS gene encoding sulfur carrier protein ThiS: protein MSSIQLNGAAAPLAAGTTVADLVAAVTGRAILPTGRPADGGRLGVAVARNADIVPRSQWSLTPVESDDDVEIVTAVQGG, encoded by the coding sequence ATGAGCAGCATCCAACTCAACGGCGCCGCGGCACCCCTGGCTGCCGGAACCACCGTTGCCGACCTCGTCGCCGCCGTCACCGGCCGTGCCATCCTGCCCACGGGCCGGCCGGCGGACGGCGGCCGGCTCGGGGTGGCCGTGGCCCGCAATGCGGACATTGTGCCGCGCAGCCAGTGGTCCCTGACTCCCGTGGAATCCGACGACGACGTCGAGATCGTCACGGCCGTCCAGGGCGGCTAG
- the thiO gene encoding glycine oxidase ThiO, translated as MARTVPTSNTVPTSNTVPDPPAVPGIITTDVAVIGGGIVGLAIAWEAQRSGRNITVIDPSPATGATFAAAGMLAPVSELHYQEEGLLELTLASAARWPEFVAPLVAAGHVETGFRTTPTLVLGADAADRAALADLRDVQRAHGLDVEQLTIRQARSAEPLLGPHISCAYRIAQDHQVDPRGVATAIRVQLNVVAAERGRLREEETSVRRTAVGLLHEDPANSRSMVTGVLLDDGREVHAREVVVANALGAPLLQGLPEGLDLPVRPVYGDILRLRVPGHLQPLATATIRGLVRGLPVYIVPRTDGTVVIGATSREDGSAAVSAGGVHQLLRDAQVLVPAVAELELLETTSRARPGTPDNAPLLGRVGDGAGRDIPGLIVATGFFRHGVLLSAIAAHTARQLLGGITDLAWERFRPDRFSPGLITPALKTPALKTPLETP; from the coding sequence ATGGCGCGCACCGTGCCCACTTCAAACACCGTGCCCACTTCAAACACCGTGCCCGATCCGCCTGCCGTCCCGGGCATTATCACCACCGATGTGGCCGTCATCGGCGGCGGAATCGTGGGGTTGGCGATCGCGTGGGAGGCCCAGCGAAGCGGCCGCAACATCACCGTCATCGACCCCTCGCCCGCCACCGGCGCCACGTTCGCCGCCGCCGGCATGCTGGCGCCCGTCAGCGAACTTCACTACCAGGAGGAAGGCCTCCTGGAACTGACGCTCGCTTCCGCGGCGCGCTGGCCGGAATTCGTGGCGCCGCTCGTGGCGGCCGGCCATGTCGAGACCGGATTCCGTACGACGCCGACCCTTGTGTTGGGCGCCGACGCCGCGGACCGCGCGGCGCTGGCCGACCTCCGCGACGTCCAGCGCGCGCACGGCCTGGACGTGGAACAGCTCACCATCCGCCAGGCCCGGAGCGCCGAGCCGCTGCTGGGCCCGCACATTTCCTGCGCCTACCGCATTGCCCAGGACCACCAGGTGGACCCGCGCGGCGTGGCAACGGCCATCCGCGTGCAGCTCAACGTGGTGGCCGCGGAGCGGGGACGTTTGCGCGAGGAGGAGACCTCCGTCCGCCGCACCGCCGTCGGCCTGCTGCATGAAGACCCGGCCAACAGCCGGTCCATGGTGACCGGCGTGCTGCTGGACGACGGGCGCGAAGTCCACGCCCGCGAAGTGGTGGTGGCCAACGCCCTGGGCGCGCCGCTCCTGCAAGGGCTGCCGGAGGGACTGGACCTGCCGGTCCGCCCCGTCTACGGCGACATCCTGCGCTTGCGCGTCCCTGGCCACCTGCAGCCCCTGGCCACCGCCACCATCCGGGGCCTGGTGCGCGGGCTGCCGGTGTACATTGTGCCGCGCACTGACGGCACCGTGGTCATCGGCGCCACCAGCCGCGAGGACGGCTCGGCGGCGGTCAGCGCCGGGGGAGTGCACCAGCTGCTGCGCGACGCCCAGGTGTTGGTGCCGGCCGTCGCCGAACTGGAACTGCTGGAAACCACGTCACGTGCCCGCCCTGGCACGCCGGACAATGCCCCGCTGCTGGGCCGCGTCGGCGACGGCGCCGGCCGCGACATCCCCGGGCTCATCGTCGCCACCGGGTTTTTCCGGCATGGCGTGCTGCTGAGCGCCATCGCCGCCCACACCGCGCGCCAGCTGCTCGGCGGCATCACCGACCTGGCGTGGGAACGTTTCCGTCCGGACAGGTTTTCACCCGGCCTCATCACCCCCGCCCTCAAGACCCCCGCCCTCAAGACCCCACTGGAGACACCATGA
- the thiE gene encoding thiamine phosphate synthase produces MSLPFAIHDAAPTTAALPVADARLYVCTDSRRERGDFEDFVRAAYAGGVDIIQLRDKSLEAAEELELLAVLHSVAEEFGKPWAVNDRADIAQLSGAPVFHVGQKDLPLPAARSLVGPSVAIGLSSHDPGQASAAATDPDADYFCVGPLWATPTKPGRAAVGLGLVEHAASLKTARPWFAIGGVDLSNVDAVVAAGASRIVVVRAVTDAEDPTAAARELLSRLPALG; encoded by the coding sequence ATGAGCCTGCCTTTCGCCATCCATGACGCCGCGCCCACCACGGCAGCCCTGCCCGTCGCCGACGCGCGGCTGTATGTGTGCACCGACTCACGCCGGGAGCGCGGCGACTTTGAGGACTTCGTGCGTGCCGCCTACGCCGGCGGGGTGGACATCATCCAGCTGCGGGACAAGTCGCTTGAGGCAGCGGAGGAGCTCGAGCTGCTGGCAGTGCTGCACTCCGTGGCGGAGGAGTTCGGCAAGCCGTGGGCCGTGAATGACAGGGCGGACATCGCCCAACTGAGCGGTGCGCCCGTTTTCCATGTGGGCCAAAAGGACCTGCCGCTGCCGGCTGCACGCTCCCTGGTGGGGCCGTCCGTGGCCATCGGGCTCTCCAGCCACGACCCCGGGCAGGCCTCGGCCGCCGCGACGGATCCGGACGCGGACTACTTCTGCGTCGGCCCGCTCTGGGCCACCCCCACCAAGCCGGGCCGGGCCGCCGTCGGGCTTGGACTCGTGGAGCACGCCGCCTCGCTGAAAACGGCCAGGCCGTGGTTCGCCATCGGCGGGGTGGACTTGTCCAATGTGGACGCGGTGGTGGCCGCCGGAGCGTCCCGGATTGTGGTGGTCCGGGCCGTCACCGATGCCGAAGATCCGACGGCGGCCGCCCGGGAACTGCTCTCGCGCCTGCCTGCGCTGGGGTAG
- a CDS encoding TetR/AcrR family transcriptional regulator gives MAQTPRERGRLQTMDEIVVIGRRHLAEHGAAGLSLRAVARDLGVVSSAVYRYVKSRDDLLTLLVVDAYNALGDAVDRAVARAPAGDQAGQFKALGRAVRAWAIAEPARYGLLFGSPVPGYDAPAARTTEPGTRVIARLVRILEGAYLAGGRGAGAAAGTAGAAVQAASGLAGDFQAIRNEWAITADDDALARGVLAWAAIFGAVSFEVFGQYGKSTFTDPGALFEAQLDVLAGMAGLS, from the coding sequence ATGGCACAAACACCGCGGGAGCGTGGACGGCTCCAGACCATGGACGAGATTGTCGTCATCGGCCGCCGCCACCTGGCCGAACATGGGGCGGCCGGGCTGTCACTGCGCGCCGTGGCGAGGGACCTCGGCGTGGTCTCATCGGCCGTTTACCGATATGTGAAAAGCCGCGACGATCTGCTGACGCTGCTGGTCGTGGACGCCTACAACGCCTTGGGCGACGCAGTGGACCGGGCTGTCGCCAGGGCCCCCGCGGGCGACCAGGCTGGGCAATTCAAGGCGTTGGGACGGGCCGTTCGGGCATGGGCCATCGCCGAGCCCGCACGCTACGGACTGCTTTTTGGCTCACCTGTGCCGGGCTACGACGCCCCTGCCGCACGGACCACGGAACCGGGCACGCGCGTCATCGCCAGGCTCGTGCGCATCCTGGAGGGCGCCTACCTTGCCGGGGGCCGAGGGGCCGGTGCGGCGGCCGGAACGGCCGGTGCGGCGGTGCAGGCTGCCTCAGGGCTGGCCGGCGACTTCCAGGCCATCCGCAACGAATGGGCCATCACCGCGGACGACGACGCCCTGGCCCGCGGCGTCCTTGCCTGGGCGGCCATCTTCGGGGCCGTCAGTTTCGAGGTATTCGGCCAGTACGGAAAATCCACCTTCACCGACCCCGGCGCGCTGTTCGAGGCGCAGCTCGATGTCCTGGCGGGCATGGCGGGCCTCAGCTAG